From a region of the Phaseolus vulgaris cultivar G19833 chromosome 6, P. vulgaris v2.0, whole genome shotgun sequence genome:
- the LOC137831668 gene encoding large ribosomal subunit protein eL22z, producing the protein MSRGSAAGAKGKKKGATFTIDCAKPVEDKIMDIASLEKFLQERIKVGGKAGALGDSVTVAREKTKIIVTSDSNFSKRYLKYLTKKYLKKHNVRDWLRVIASNKDRNIYELRYFNIAENEGEEED; encoded by the exons ATGAGTCGAGGAAGTGCAGCCGGAGCTAAGGGGAAGAAGAAGGGGGCGACATTCACCATTGACTGTGCGAAGCCAGTGGAAGACAAGATCATGGACATTGCCTCTCTCGAGAAGTTTCTTCAAGAGAGGATCAAGGTTGGTGGCAAAGCTGGTGCTCTTGGTGACTCCGTTACTGTTGCCCGCGAGAAGACCAAGATCATTGTCACCTCTGACAGTAACTTTTCCAAACG GTATCTGAAGTACTTGACTAAGAAGTACTTGAAGAAACACAATGTGCGTGACTGGCTCCGAGTGATTGCTTCAAACAAGGATAGAAATATTTATGAACTGAGGTACTTCAACATTGCTGAAAATGAGGGCGAGGAAGAAGATTAG
- the LOC137831676 gene encoding E3 ubiquitin-protein ligase RFI2 isoform X1 — MGLDNDNLDGDTNKSYGSVPCSICLEAVTDSGDRSWAKLQCGHQFHLDCIGSAFNVKGAMQCPNCRKIEKGQWLYANGGRSYPEFSMDEWTHDEDLYDVSYSEMSFGVHWCPFGNLTRLPSSFEEGDFSSTAYADHDILGQHAIFAEHTAVSSSSHPCPYIAYFGPIHPSTSNSGGTVSEASNFSHWNGPPVPGDMPTSYTFPAVDLHYHSWDHNSSHFSSASSRLGTTDQISVSPGSQRPARGVSEVPRSGSFMHPFLVGHSSAARSGNSVASSMIPPYPGSNARARDRVQALQAYYQPQRHHNSASVRTPVASSTRRSSSHSGSVQLPPVASSPDQSSGFVYIPGSAAHNFQEETHLQSRFHAWERDHLPSLALNHVGRDSSWRAYHQSASVSDPSIRSSSFRLRHESERMPSQNR; from the exons ATGGGTCTTGATAACGATAACCTTGATGGAGACACGAACAAGTCCTACGGTTCAGTGCCTTGTTCGATTTGCCTTGAGGCTGTTACCGATAGCGGTGATAGATCCTGGGCCAAGCTTCAATGCGGACATCAATTTCATCTCG ATTGCATTGGCTCAGCCTTCAATGTAAAGGGGGCAATGCAGTGCCCCAATTGTCGTAAGATTGAAAAAGGTCAGTGGCTTTATGCTAATGGTGGCCGATCATATCCAGAATTTAGCATGGACGAATGGACCCATGATGAGGATCTATACGATGTTAGCTACTCGGAAATG TCCTTTGGAGTTCACTGGTGCCCTTTTGGAAACTTGACTCGACTTCCTTCATCTTTCGA GGAAGGAGATTTTTCATCAACTGCAT ATGCAGATCATGATATACTGGGACAACATGCTATATTTGCTGAACATACAGCTGTATCATCTTCTAGTCATCCTTGCCCATATATTGCCTACTTTGGACCAATACATCCCTCCACTTCCAACTCTGGTGGAACAGTTTCTGAAGCTTCTAATTTCAGCCACTGGAATGGTCCACCTGTACCTGGTGACATGCCAACCTCCTACACATTTCCTGCTGTTGATCTTCATTATCACAGTTGGGATCACAATTCCTCTCATTTTTCTTCTGCCAGCAGCCGTCTAGGCACCACAGATCAGATCTCAGTATCACCTGGTAGTCAAAGGCCAGCCAGGGGTGTTTCGGAGGTCCCTAGATCCGGATCTTTTATGCATCCATTCCTTGTTGGTCACAG TTCTGCTGCTAGGTCTGGGAACTCTGTTGCATCTTCAATGATTCCTCCTTATCCTGGCAGCAATGCTCGGGCCCGTGATAGAGTTCAGGCTCTTCAAGCATACTATCAACCTCAACGACATCATAATTCTGCCTCAGTACGAACACCTGTTGCTTCTAGCACTCGAAGATCCAGTAGTCATAGTGGGTCAGTTCAATTACCACCAGTGGCCTCGTCACCGGACCAAAGTAGTGGCTTCGTTTATATCCCAGGTTCTGCAGCGCACAATTTTCAAGAAGAAACTCATCTACAAAGTCGCTTTCATGCTTGGGAAAGAGATCATTTGCCTTCACTGGCATTAAATCATGTTGGTAGAGATTCAAGTTGGAGAGCATACCACCAGAGTGCCAGTGTGTCAGACCCAAGTATCAGATCCAGCAGCTTTCGATTAAGGCATGAATCGGAAAGAATGCCTTCACAAAATCGGtga
- the LOC137831676 gene encoding E3 ubiquitin-protein ligase RFI2 isoform X2, translating into MGLDNDNLDGDTNKSYGSVPCSICLEAVTDSGDRSWAKLQCGHQFHLDCIGSAFNVKGAMQCPNCRKIEKGQWLYANGGRSYPEFSMDEWTHDEDLYDVSYSEMSFGVHWCPFGNLTRLPSSFEEGDFSSTAYHDILGQHAIFAEHTAVSSSSHPCPYIAYFGPIHPSTSNSGGTVSEASNFSHWNGPPVPGDMPTSYTFPAVDLHYHSWDHNSSHFSSASSRLGTTDQISVSPGSQRPARGVSEVPRSGSFMHPFLVGHSSAARSGNSVASSMIPPYPGSNARARDRVQALQAYYQPQRHHNSASVRTPVASSTRRSSSHSGSVQLPPVASSPDQSSGFVYIPGSAAHNFQEETHLQSRFHAWERDHLPSLALNHVGRDSSWRAYHQSASVSDPSIRSSSFRLRHESERMPSQNR; encoded by the exons ATGGGTCTTGATAACGATAACCTTGATGGAGACACGAACAAGTCCTACGGTTCAGTGCCTTGTTCGATTTGCCTTGAGGCTGTTACCGATAGCGGTGATAGATCCTGGGCCAAGCTTCAATGCGGACATCAATTTCATCTCG ATTGCATTGGCTCAGCCTTCAATGTAAAGGGGGCAATGCAGTGCCCCAATTGTCGTAAGATTGAAAAAGGTCAGTGGCTTTATGCTAATGGTGGCCGATCATATCCAGAATTTAGCATGGACGAATGGACCCATGATGAGGATCTATACGATGTTAGCTACTCGGAAATG TCCTTTGGAGTTCACTGGTGCCCTTTTGGAAACTTGACTCGACTTCCTTCATCTTTCGA GGAAGGAGATTTTTCATCAACTGCAT ATCATGATATACTGGGACAACATGCTATATTTGCTGAACATACAGCTGTATCATCTTCTAGTCATCCTTGCCCATATATTGCCTACTTTGGACCAATACATCCCTCCACTTCCAACTCTGGTGGAACAGTTTCTGAAGCTTCTAATTTCAGCCACTGGAATGGTCCACCTGTACCTGGTGACATGCCAACCTCCTACACATTTCCTGCTGTTGATCTTCATTATCACAGTTGGGATCACAATTCCTCTCATTTTTCTTCTGCCAGCAGCCGTCTAGGCACCACAGATCAGATCTCAGTATCACCTGGTAGTCAAAGGCCAGCCAGGGGTGTTTCGGAGGTCCCTAGATCCGGATCTTTTATGCATCCATTCCTTGTTGGTCACAG TTCTGCTGCTAGGTCTGGGAACTCTGTTGCATCTTCAATGATTCCTCCTTATCCTGGCAGCAATGCTCGGGCCCGTGATAGAGTTCAGGCTCTTCAAGCATACTATCAACCTCAACGACATCATAATTCTGCCTCAGTACGAACACCTGTTGCTTCTAGCACTCGAAGATCCAGTAGTCATAGTGGGTCAGTTCAATTACCACCAGTGGCCTCGTCACCGGACCAAAGTAGTGGCTTCGTTTATATCCCAGGTTCTGCAGCGCACAATTTTCAAGAAGAAACTCATCTACAAAGTCGCTTTCATGCTTGGGAAAGAGATCATTTGCCTTCACTGGCATTAAATCATGTTGGTAGAGATTCAAGTTGGAGAGCATACCACCAGAGTGCCAGTGTGTCAGACCCAAGTATCAGATCCAGCAGCTTTCGATTAAGGCATGAATCGGAAAGAATGCCTTCACAAAATCGGtga
- the LOC137831674 gene encoding uncharacterized protein isoform X2, with protein MAEIKGEHGLNVSEELPVSDKKLPKSKRVASLDIFRGLTVALMILVDDAGGQWPMIGHAPWNGCNLADFVMPFFLFIVGMAIPLALKRIPNRLLAVKKVLVRTLKLLFWGLLLQGGFSHAPDNLTYGVDMKYIRWCGILQRIALAYLVVALVEIFSRSAQASDPEPTQLSIFKLYYWHWLVLACILAVYLALLYGMYVPDWQFTVHNPDSIYNGTTLTVTCGVRGKLDPPCNVVGYIDREVLGMNHMYKRPAWRRSEACTEKSPYEGPFKRSAPSWCYSPFEPEGILSSISAILSAIIGLHFGHVLVHLQDHSSRLKHWLLLGLALLASGLILHFTHAIPLNKQLYTLSYVCVTSGAAALVFSAFYIMVDIWGLTFLFLPLKWIGMNAMLVYVMAAEGIFAGFINGWYYDDPHNTLTYWIQKHVFINVWHSKRVGILLYVIFAEILFWAIVAGILHRFGIYWKL; from the exons TTGATGATCTTGGTTGATGATGCCGGAGGGCAATGGCCAATGATTGGCCATGCGCCATGGAATGGCTGCAACCTTGCTGATTTTGTCATGCCTTTCTTTTTGTTCATTGTGGGGATGGCCATTCCTCTGGCTCTCAAG AGAATACCAAATAGACTTCTTGCTGTAAAAAAGGTTCTGGTTAGAACACTCAAACTCCTCTTCTGGGGATTGCTCTTGCAAG GTGGTTTCTCTCATGCTCCGGACAATCTAACATATGGTGTTGACATGAAATACATAAGGTGGTGTGGCATTCTTCAg AGAATTGCTCTAGCATATTTGGTTGTGGCACTGGTGGAAATATTTTCAAGAAGTGCTCAAGCTAGTGACCCAGAACCCACCCAACTCTCAATATTCAAGTTGTACTATTGGCATTG GCTGGTGTTGGCTTGCATACTTGCTGTTTACTTGGCTTTACTTTATGGAATGTATGTTCCAGACTGGCAATTCACTGTCCATAACCCAGACAGCATATACAATGGGACAACTTTAACA GTGACCTGTGGTGTGAGGGGGAAACTCGATCCCCCGTGCAATGTTGTGGGATATATTGACCGAGAGGTGCTAGGAATGAATCACATGTATAAGCGTCCAGCGTGGAGAAGATCTGAA GCTTGCACCGAGAAATCCCCATATGAAGGACCTTTTAAAAGAAGTGCACCTTCATGGTGTTATTCTCCTTTTGAGCCAGAAGGAATTTTAAG CTCAATATCTGCTATTCTCTCCGCAATCATTGGATTGCATTTTGGACATGTACTCGTACACTTACAG GATCACTCTTCTAGGTTGAAGCACTGGCTTCTCCTTGGCTTAGCACTCCTTGCTTCAGGACTTATTCTTCACTTCACTCATG CAATTCCTTTGAATAAACAATTGTACACACTAAGCTATGTTTGTGTAACATCTGGAGCAGCAGCATTAGTTTTTTCAGCCTTCTACATTATG GTTGATATTTGGGGTTTGACATTCTTGTTCTTGCCTTTGAAATGGATTGGTATGAATGCCATGCTTGTTTATGTGATGGCAGCTGAAGGAATCTTCGCAGGATTCATCAATGGGTGGTACTACGATGACCCTCATAATACACTG ACTTATTGGATACAAAAGCATGTCTTCATTAATGTTTGGCATTCGAAGAGAGTAGGAATCCTGTTGTATGTTATCTTTGCGGAGATCCTATTCTGGGCCATTGTTGCAGGCATTTTGCACCGATTCGGCATATATTGGAAGCTTTga
- the LOC137831674 gene encoding uncharacterized protein isoform X1 — protein MAEIKGEHGLNVSEELPVSDKKLPKSKRVASLDIFRGLTVALMILVDDAGGQWPMIGHAPWNGCNLADFVMPFFLFIVGMAIPLALKRIPNRLLAVKKVLVRTLKLLFWGLLLQGGFSHAPDNLTYGVDMKYIRWCGILQRIALAYLVVALVEIFSRSAQASDPEPTQLSIFKLYYWHWLVLACILAVYLALLYGMYVPDWQFTVHNPDSIYNGTTLTVTCGVRGKLDPPCNVVGYIDREVLGMNHMYKRPAWRRSEACTEKSPYEGPFKRSAPSWCYSPFEPEGILSSISAILSAIIGLHFGHVLVHLQDHSSRLKHWLLLGLALLASGLILHFTHAIPLNKQLYTLSYVCVTSGAAALVFSAFYIMVYPCDCCSTFLIWTDLELSLQVDIWGLTFLFLPLKWIGMNAMLVYVMAAEGIFAGFINGWYYDDPHNTLTYWIQKHVFINVWHSKRVGILLYVIFAEILFWAIVAGILHRFGIYWKL, from the exons TTGATGATCTTGGTTGATGATGCCGGAGGGCAATGGCCAATGATTGGCCATGCGCCATGGAATGGCTGCAACCTTGCTGATTTTGTCATGCCTTTCTTTTTGTTCATTGTGGGGATGGCCATTCCTCTGGCTCTCAAG AGAATACCAAATAGACTTCTTGCTGTAAAAAAGGTTCTGGTTAGAACACTCAAACTCCTCTTCTGGGGATTGCTCTTGCAAG GTGGTTTCTCTCATGCTCCGGACAATCTAACATATGGTGTTGACATGAAATACATAAGGTGGTGTGGCATTCTTCAg AGAATTGCTCTAGCATATTTGGTTGTGGCACTGGTGGAAATATTTTCAAGAAGTGCTCAAGCTAGTGACCCAGAACCCACCCAACTCTCAATATTCAAGTTGTACTATTGGCATTG GCTGGTGTTGGCTTGCATACTTGCTGTTTACTTGGCTTTACTTTATGGAATGTATGTTCCAGACTGGCAATTCACTGTCCATAACCCAGACAGCATATACAATGGGACAACTTTAACA GTGACCTGTGGTGTGAGGGGGAAACTCGATCCCCCGTGCAATGTTGTGGGATATATTGACCGAGAGGTGCTAGGAATGAATCACATGTATAAGCGTCCAGCGTGGAGAAGATCTGAA GCTTGCACCGAGAAATCCCCATATGAAGGACCTTTTAAAAGAAGTGCACCTTCATGGTGTTATTCTCCTTTTGAGCCAGAAGGAATTTTAAG CTCAATATCTGCTATTCTCTCCGCAATCATTGGATTGCATTTTGGACATGTACTCGTACACTTACAG GATCACTCTTCTAGGTTGAAGCACTGGCTTCTCCTTGGCTTAGCACTCCTTGCTTCAGGACTTATTCTTCACTTCACTCATG CAATTCCTTTGAATAAACAATTGTACACACTAAGCTATGTTTGTGTAACATCTGGAGCAGCAGCATTAGTTTTTTCAGCCTTCTACATTATG GTTTACCCCTGTGATTGTTGTTCCACATTTCTCATCTGGACGGATTTAGAATTGTCATTGCAGGTTGATATTTGGGGTTTGACATTCTTGTTCTTGCCTTTGAAATGGATTGGTATGAATGCCATGCTTGTTTATGTGATGGCAGCTGAAGGAATCTTCGCAGGATTCATCAATGGGTGGTACTACGATGACCCTCATAATACACTG ACTTATTGGATACAAAAGCATGTCTTCATTAATGTTTGGCATTCGAAGAGAGTAGGAATCCTGTTGTATGTTATCTTTGCGGAGATCCTATTCTGGGCCATTGTTGCAGGCATTTTGCACCGATTCGGCATATATTGGAAGCTTTga
- the LOC137831674 gene encoding uncharacterized protein isoform X3, with the protein MAEIKGEHGLNVSEELPVSDKKLPKSKRVASLDIFRGLTVALMILVDDAGGQWPMIGHAPWNGCNLADFVMPFFLFIVGMAIPLALKRIPNRLLAVKKVLVRTLKLLFWGLLLQGGFSHAPDNLTYGVDMKYIRWCGILQRIALAYLVVALVEIFSRSAQASDPEPTQLSIFKLYYWHWLVLACILAVYLALLYGMYVPDWQFTVHNPDSIYNGTTLTVTCGVRGKLDPPCNVVGYIDREVLGMNHMYKRPAWRRSEACTEKSPYEGPFKRSAPSWCYSPFEPEGILSSISAILSAIIGLHFGHVLVHLQDHSSRLKHWLLLGLALLASGLILHFTHAIPLNKQLYTLSYVCVTSGAAALVFSAFYIMVYPCDCCSTFLIWTDLELSLQLKESSQDSSMGGTTMTLIIH; encoded by the exons TTGATGATCTTGGTTGATGATGCCGGAGGGCAATGGCCAATGATTGGCCATGCGCCATGGAATGGCTGCAACCTTGCTGATTTTGTCATGCCTTTCTTTTTGTTCATTGTGGGGATGGCCATTCCTCTGGCTCTCAAG AGAATACCAAATAGACTTCTTGCTGTAAAAAAGGTTCTGGTTAGAACACTCAAACTCCTCTTCTGGGGATTGCTCTTGCAAG GTGGTTTCTCTCATGCTCCGGACAATCTAACATATGGTGTTGACATGAAATACATAAGGTGGTGTGGCATTCTTCAg AGAATTGCTCTAGCATATTTGGTTGTGGCACTGGTGGAAATATTTTCAAGAAGTGCTCAAGCTAGTGACCCAGAACCCACCCAACTCTCAATATTCAAGTTGTACTATTGGCATTG GCTGGTGTTGGCTTGCATACTTGCTGTTTACTTGGCTTTACTTTATGGAATGTATGTTCCAGACTGGCAATTCACTGTCCATAACCCAGACAGCATATACAATGGGACAACTTTAACA GTGACCTGTGGTGTGAGGGGGAAACTCGATCCCCCGTGCAATGTTGTGGGATATATTGACCGAGAGGTGCTAGGAATGAATCACATGTATAAGCGTCCAGCGTGGAGAAGATCTGAA GCTTGCACCGAGAAATCCCCATATGAAGGACCTTTTAAAAGAAGTGCACCTTCATGGTGTTATTCTCCTTTTGAGCCAGAAGGAATTTTAAG CTCAATATCTGCTATTCTCTCCGCAATCATTGGATTGCATTTTGGACATGTACTCGTACACTTACAG GATCACTCTTCTAGGTTGAAGCACTGGCTTCTCCTTGGCTTAGCACTCCTTGCTTCAGGACTTATTCTTCACTTCACTCATG CAATTCCTTTGAATAAACAATTGTACACACTAAGCTATGTTTGTGTAACATCTGGAGCAGCAGCATTAGTTTTTTCAGCCTTCTACATTATG GTTTACCCCTGTGATTGTTGTTCCACATTTCTCATCTGGACGGATTTAGAATTGTCATTGCAG CTGAAGGAATCTTCGCAGGATTCATCAATGGGTGGTACTACGATGACCCTCATAATACACTG A